The Mesorhizobium sp. INR15 region GATCATCACCAGGTCGGTGGGGCGTTGCCGGCGGCCCACGCGGTCGTCAATCCCAATCGCGACGATGACCTTTCCGGGCAGGGTCACCTTTGTGCCGCCGGCGTGGTGTTCCTGGCCCTGGTGCAAACTGCAAAGGTGCTGCGTGGCCGCCAAGCCGATCTGGCTCCGCCGGATTTGCTTTCCCTGCTTGATCTGGCGGCTCTTGCCACTGTCTGCGATGTCGTGCCGCTCATCGGCGTGAACCGTGCCTTCGTGGTCAAGGGGCTGCAAATGGCACGGCAGCAGAAGAACGAGGGGCTGGCCGCACTCGCCCGGGTGTCACGCATCGGCGAACCGATCAGCACTTTCCATCTGGCCTACCTGATTGGTCCGCGCATCAACGCCGGCGGGCGCATCGGTGACGCGGCCCTTGGAAGCCGGCTACTGGCGACCGATGACCCGGTCGAGGCCCGCACCATCGCCGAGACCCTGGATCAGCTCAATCAGGAACGGCAGACGATGGAGCAGGAAATGCTCGCGCAGGCACGTGCCGAAGCCGACGCCGAGTTGGCCGGCGGCAACGGCCCGGCCATCATCGTCACCGCCAGCAACAATTGGCATCCGGGCATTGTCGGGCTGCTCGCCTCGCGGCTCAAGGATCATGCACGCCGGCCGGCCTTCGCCATTGCCTTCAACGCCAATGGCGTTGGCACCGGCTCCGGCCGCTCGGTATCGGGCTTCGACCTCGGCCGGCTGGTTGGTGAGGCCGCTGATGCGGGGTTGATTGTCAAGGGTGGCGGCCACGCCATGGCGGCCGGCATCACGGTTGAGCGCGCGAAGCTCGGCGAGCTCAGGGCGTTCTTCGAGGAACGTGCCGCCGCCGATGTGTTCCGCCTGCAGGATGAGGAAAGCCTGGCGATCGACGGTGCGCTGGCCGCTGAAGGCGCGACGCTCAACCTGCTTGATGCTCTGGAAAAAGCCGGGCCGTTCGGCGCCGGGCATGTCGCGCCGGTCTTCGTGCTGCCGCGCCACCGGCTGGCCGACGCGCGGCCTGTCGGCACCAATCACATCCGCGTCGACCTGCAGTCGGAGAGCGGTGGCCGCATCCAGGCCATCGCCTTTCGCGCCGTCGACACTGCGCTTGGCGAGTTTCTGTTCAAGAACCGAGGCAAGACGATCCATGTCGCCGGTTCGCTGTCGGGGAATTACTGGAACGGCAACCGCACGGTGCAGTTCCGTATCACCGACGCGGCGCGTGCCTGACGTTCAGGCCAGAACCGCCTGCAACCGGTTCAGTTCGCCAATCTGCGCCATCGTCGCCTGATAGCCGAGGCTGATCGCTTCGTCGGCGCGATGGAATTCGGTCAGGCCGATATGGCTGAGCTTGGGCTGAAGCGACATATCAGGCGGATCGCCGGCAAGCCGGGCGCGTGAAATGCGGTCCTGGATGATGTTGAAGGCCTCGACCATGACGCCGGTGATGCCGAGCCGCGTTTCGCGCGACTGGCGCTCGGGATCGGCCTGGCCGGGCCTCGGCGCGTCTCGCTCGATGACCAGTTCGCCAGCGCTGTGCTTGATCACGGCGGCGCGGCCGAACAGGTCGTAGTGAAGGTTGACCGCCACGACCAGCGGCTGCTCATGGGCGCGGCAGACTGAAACCGGCACAGGGTTGACCAATGCGCCGTCGACCAGCACACGGCCGTTGCAGTTCACGGGCTCGAAGACGCCGGGCAAAGCATAGGAAGCGCGCATCGCTGTGATCAGCGAGCCGCTCGACAGCCAGACTTCATGGCCGGTGCGGATTTCCGATGCGACGCAGACGAACGGCTTGGGCAGATCCTCGAAGCGAATGCCGGCAACGTGTTCGCGAAGCCGGGCATCGAGCTTCATGCCGCCGAACAGGCCGCTGCCGCGCAGGTTGAGATCAAGCAGGCCAAAGATGCGCCGCCTGGTCAGGCTGCGGGCGAAGTCTTCAAGCTCATCCAGTTTGCCGGCGAGATAACAGCCGCCGACCAGCGCGCCGATCGACGTGCCGGCGATCATCGAGACTTCGATGCCGGCCTCATCGAGCGCGCGCAGCACGCCAATATGCGCCCAGCCTCGGGCACAGCCGCCACCTAAGGCGAGCGAAATGGCTGATTTCTTTGCGGGCTTCGTTTCGGACGCGCCGCCGGATGAGGACAGGCCGTTGGCCTCCCTGACATCTGGTCTGTTACGCAATGACGCCCACTCGAGCATCATGATCTCCCTTGTCCCACGGCCAATATACAGGCGGGCCGTATCGAAATGATGAATCTATGTGGCTGGCGAAAGGCAGAAGGTTCAAGCCCGTGATTTCCGATACGTGTTTTCCGCATCGAACAGCGGTTTGCTGCCGTCGTCGGCAAGCGTCCCCTTGCCGTCGGTCAGCCCCACCGTCCGATAAAAGCATGAACGCCGGCCGGTGTGACAGGTTGCGTCGTGGCCCAACACTTTGACGCGCAGCCACAATGCATCCTGATCGCAGTCGGTGCGCATCTCCACGACATGCTGGAAATTGCCGGAGGTTTCGCCCTTTTTCCAAAGCGCGTTGCGGGACCGCGACCAGTAATGGGCAATCCCGGTTTCGAGCGTCAGGGCGAGAGCCTCGGCGTTCATATGCGCTACCATCAGCAGCATGCCGTCCTCGGCATCGGTGACGACAACGGTCACCAGGCCTACTGCATCGAAGCGCGGCGAGAGGATGGTGCCTTCCTCAAGTGCTTTCTTGTCCGATGGAGCTTTTGGAAATTCCAGTGCCGACATCGCCGGTCCTTGTCCAAGCCAGATCGCACTTCACGCGATGCGGCTTATATCCTTGTTTCACGCATGTTGTTCGTCCCAAAACCGCTGCGCACTTTTGGGTGGACACGCTTCGGGCCGGCGAGGGCCGATCAGGCCCCGCCGCGCACCATGGTGACGAAACGCACCTGCTCTTCGGGCGTGTCCTTGAAGACGCCGGTGAAGGTCGAGGTGAGGGTGGTGGAACCCTGCTTGCGGATGCCGCGCATGGCCATGCACATATGCTCCGCCTCGATCATCACCGCCACGCCACGCGGGTTGAGCACGTCCTGGATGACGCTGGCGATCTGCGCGGTCAGCGCTTCCTGGGTCTGCAGGCGATGGGCGAAGATATCGACGACGCGTGCGATCTTGGACAGGCCGACAACCTTGCCATCCGGGAGATACCCGACATGCGCCTTGCCGATGATCGGCACCATGTGGTGTTCGCAATGCGAATGGAATGTGATGTCCTTGACGATCACGAGGTCGTCATAGCCGGCGACTTCCTCAAAAGTGCGGCCAAGCTCATCCGCCGGGCACATGTCGTAGCCGCCGAACATTTCGCGATAGGCTTTCGCGACGCGCTTGGGCGTATCGACAAGACCTTCACGGTCGGGATTGTCGCCGGTCCAGCGCAGAAGGGTGCGTACGGCGGCTTCGACTTCTGCCTCACTTGGGCGGTCGGTGACCGGCTTGTCCATGTAGGCGGACTGGGGCATGAGCTTCTTGATAACGGCATCCATAAAAGGCGTCTCCCGTAGTTCCTCTCTCGGAGGAACGAGTTGAACGGACCACGACGTTTCGGTGTCGGAACCCGCCCGGTTTCCAGCCCCGCAAGTGGCGTGAACAGATTGGGTAAAGACATGGGCTTCCAGTCG contains the following coding sequences:
- the recJ gene encoding single-stranded-DNA-specific exonuclease RecJ, producing MTGEKRLFLDVRQSATGVSWEHRLTERQDMMALAIAQGHGVPDIVARVLAGRGVTAEQTERFLDPTVRDLLPDPASLTDMNKAASRIADAVLAREKVAIFGDYDVDGAASSALLKRFLTHFSVPSEIYIPDRIFEGYGPNPDAMRELVSRGATLIVTVDCGTNSAASIDAARAVGADVVVLDHHQVGGALPAAHAVVNPNRDDDLSGQGHLCAAGVVFLALVQTAKVLRGRQADLAPPDLLSLLDLAALATVCDVVPLIGVNRAFVVKGLQMARQQKNEGLAALARVSRIGEPISTFHLAYLIGPRINAGGRIGDAALGSRLLATDDPVEARTIAETLDQLNQERQTMEQEMLAQARAEADAELAGGNGPAIIVTASNNWHPGIVGLLASRLKDHARRPAFAIAFNANGVGTGSGRSVSGFDLGRLVGEAADAGLIVKGGGHAMAAGITVERAKLGELRAFFEERAAADVFRLQDEESLAIDGALAAEGATLNLLDALEKAGPFGAGHVAPVFVLPRHRLADARPVGTNHIRVDLQSESGGRIQAIAFRAVDTALGEFLFKNRGKTIHVAGSLSGNYWNGNRTVQFRITDAARA
- a CDS encoding patatin family protein, translated to MLEWASLRNRPDVREANGLSSSGGASETKPAKKSAISLALGGGCARGWAHIGVLRALDEAGIEVSMIAGTSIGALVGGCYLAGKLDELEDFARSLTRRRIFGLLDLNLRGSGLFGGMKLDARLREHVAGIRFEDLPKPFVCVASEIRTGHEVWLSSGSLITAMRASYALPGVFEPVNCNGRVLVDGALVNPVPVSVCRAHEQPLVVAVNLHYDLFGRAAVIKHSAGELVIERDAPRPGQADPERQSRETRLGITGVMVEAFNIIQDRISRARLAGDPPDMSLQPKLSHIGLTEFHRADEAISLGYQATMAQIGELNRLQAVLA
- the hisI gene encoding phosphoribosyl-AMP cyclohydrolase codes for the protein MSALEFPKAPSDKKALEEGTILSPRFDAVGLVTVVVTDAEDGMLLMVAHMNAEALALTLETGIAHYWSRSRNALWKKGETSGNFQHVVEMRTDCDQDALWLRVKVLGHDATCHTGRRSCFYRTVGLTDGKGTLADDGSKPLFDAENTYRKSRA
- the folE gene encoding GTP cyclohydrolase I FolE; this translates as MDAVIKKLMPQSAYMDKPVTDRPSEAEVEAAVRTLLRWTGDNPDREGLVDTPKRVAKAYREMFGGYDMCPADELGRTFEEVAGYDDLVIVKDITFHSHCEHHMVPIIGKAHVGYLPDGKVVGLSKIARVVDIFAHRLQTQEALTAQIASVIQDVLNPRGVAVMIEAEHMCMAMRGIRKQGSTTLTSTFTGVFKDTPEEQVRFVTMVRGGA